A window of Amaranthus tricolor cultivar Red isolate AtriRed21 chromosome 8, ASM2621246v1, whole genome shotgun sequence genomic DNA:
GCTTCTCCTCAAAAGTCAAAATAGGGTTGACCTCTACCGACTCTACGGCTATAACATGCGAAGGGTCACTTCGATAACGCCGTAACTGAgagacatggaacacattgtgaaccttagataGCTCGACTGGCAAAGCCAACTTATAAGCCACTTCACCAATCCTCTCAAGTACCTCATAAGGACCCACATACTTAGGGCTGAGCTTGCCCTTCACACCAAATCTCATTACTCCCTTCATTGGGGACACCTTCAAAAGCACCTTATCCCCAACACCATAAGTAATAGGTCTCCTACTCAAATTAGCATAagacttttgtcgatcctgggcagccttcatctttgcttgaatAACTTTGACCTTATCTACAGTAGATTGGATAAGATCGGGTCCCAACACCAACGAATCACTTATGTCACTCTAGAAAGTAGGACTACGACATTTTCTGCCATAAAGAGCCTCGTAGGGAGCCATTTGGATGCTCACATGGTAGCTTTTGTtgtaagagaactctaccaagCTTAAAGACTTCACCCACAAGCCTTGGAATTCCAGGGCACAAGCACGGAGCATGTCTTCCAAAGTCTGGATTGTTCTCTCCGTTTTCCCATCAGTTGCAGCATGGAAAGCGGTACTCAACTTCAACTTAGTACCAAAAGTCTTTTGTAACGAGGACCAGAAATGAGATAAGAACCTGGGATCACGATCGGACACAATTTCCCTAGGTACACCATGCAaccttatgatttcatttgaataagccTCCGCCATTTGCTCCATTGACCAAGTCTTCTTcataggaataaatctggcaacCTTGGTCAAGCGATCAACTATTACCCACACTGCATTCAAGCCACCAGCGACATTAGGAAGCCCcatcacaaaatccatggaaacGAAGTCAAACTTCCATGCTGGAATAGGAAGGGGTTGTAACAAACCACTTGGCCTTTGATGCTCAATCTTCACCTTCTGACACACCAAACACTTGGCAACAAATTCAGCAACCTCCTTTTTCATACACGGTCAACAAAAGCCTAGCTTGAGGTCCTTATACATCTTTGAACCTCCAGGATGCACTGAATAAGGAGTGTTATGAGCTTCActcatgattttgtttttcaaaatcgCATCATTAGGCATACACCATCGCCCTTTGAACTTTATACTCCCATCCTCTG
This region includes:
- the LOC130821464 gene encoding uncharacterized protein LOC130821464; the encoded protein is MKAAQDRQKSYANLSRRPITYGVGDKVLLKVSPMKGVMRFGVKGKLSPKYVGPYEVLERIGEVAYKLALPVELSKVHNVFHVSQLRRYRSDPSHVIAVESVEVNPILTFEEKPVKILDRQVRSLRRKEVPLVKVL